TGCCCTGTTTTTTACCGAAGCAGTAGAGGCAGGGTGAAAATAGAGAGTTGTTTTATTGATGTGATAGTTATCCTGCTCTTCTCTTGAGTGGGATACCAACACTTAAAGCATTCAGGTTCAGAATTTAGGTTGCCCTGTTTTTTACCGAAGCAGTAGAGGCAGGGTGAAAATAGAGAGTTGTTTTATTGATGTGATAGTTATCCTGCTCTTCTCTTGGGTGGGATACCAACACTTAAAGCATTCAGGTTCAGAATTTAGGTTGCCCTGTTTTTTACCGAAGCAGTAGAGGCATTGTGAAAATAGAGAGTTGTTTTATTAATGTGATGGTTATCCCGCTCTTCTCTTGGGTGGGATACCAACACTTAAAGCATTCAGGCTCAGAATTTAGGTTGCCCCGTTTTTGCCAAAGCAGTAGGGGCATTGTGAAAGATAATAAAACGATCGAGAGTTGTTTTATTAATGTGATGGTTATCCCGCTCTTCTCTTGGGTGGGATACCAACACTTAAAGCATTCAGGCTCAGAATTTAGGTTGCCCCGTTTTTGCCAAAGCAGTAGGGGCATTGTGAAAATAGAGAGTTGTTTTATTAATGTGATGGTTATCCTGCTCTTCTCTTGGGTGGGATACCAACACTTAAAGCATTCAGGTTCAGAATTTAGGTTGCCCTGTTTTTTACCGAAGCAGTAGAGGCAGGGTGAAAGATAATAAAACGATCGAGAGTTGTTTTATTAATGTGATGGTTATCCCGCTCTTCTCTTGGGTGGGATGCTAGCACTTAAAGCATTCAGGCTCAGCGTTTAACCTGCCCTGTTTTTTATCTAAGTAGTAGAAGCAGGGTGAAAGATAATAAAGTGAGATAGAGTTGTTTTATTGATGTGATGGTTATCCCGCTCTTGGGTGGGATACCAACACTTTTAAGGACTTGCCCCTTGGGGCTAACAGTTCACAACCACTCACTATAACAACCGCCCATCCGACAACTCAATAATGCGATCACAGTTGGCCGCAAAATCATCGTCGTGGGTAACCGCAATAATTGTTTGCCCGTGTTCGCGCGCCAGTTGCCTGAAAATATCAAATACAATTTTAGTGTTTTTAGAGTCCAGATTGCCCGTAGGCTCATCGCCCATAATCACCGCCGGATCATTGATGAGCGCCCTGGCTATAGCCACCCTTTGTTGTTGCCCACCCGATAACTGACTGGCGGGTTTGGTAGCTTGCTCTGCGATCCCTAATATCTCCAGGTTTTCCAGCGCCTTTTTTTTAATCTCCGCTTTGGTTTTTTTGCCCAGCTTGAGCGCAGGCAGCATCACATTGTCTATAGCCGTAAATTCGGGCAAGAGGTAATGAAACTGAAACACAAAACCGATGTGTTCGTTGCGAAAGGCTGCCAGTTCGTTTTGGCTTTTCCCAGTCAGGGTTTGCCCATTAATGGCAAGCTTTCCCTCGTAGCTGGTATCCATCGTAGAGAGCACATACAGCAAGGTAGACTTGCCCGACCCCGACTTGCCAATCAAAGATAAAAACTCCCCCTTTTGCACATCGAAAGATATTTCTTTGAGTACCTGAAAAGTACGGGGCTGATAAAAGTATTTGCTAATTGCCTGGGTCGAAAGCGCCAGGTGGTTTGTTGTTGAACTTTTCATGTGGTTTATCCTCTGATAATTTCTACCGGATCTATATTTGCCGCTTTTCTTGCCGGAAGGTAACCCGCAATAAAAGTAGTACACAAGCCAAAAACCGATGCCATGATATAGTCTTCGACCTGGTAAGCAATGGGCAGGGTTTCGAGGGTTGCTATTTGAAAAGGGATTTGGTTGACAATGCGCGAAATAACATTGCCCAGCGCCATACCCACAACGCCACCCAGCATACCTATGATCACCGATTGCGTCAGAAAAATCTCTATAATGTCTCTACCGTTAAACCCCATCGCCTTCAGAATAGCAATTTCTCTGATCTTTTCATTTACGGTCATATTCATAATATTATAAA
The Microscilla marina ATCC 23134 DNA segment above includes these coding regions:
- a CDS encoding ABC transporter ATP-binding protein, producing the protein MKSSTTNHLALSTQAISKYFYQPRTFQVLKEISFDVQKGEFLSLIGKSGSGKSTLLYVLSTMDTSYEGKLAINGQTLTGKSQNELAAFRNEHIGFVFQFHYLLPEFTAIDNVMLPALKLGKKTKAEIKKKALENLEILGIAEQATKPASQLSGGQQQRVAIARALINDPAVIMGDEPTGNLDSKNTKIVFDIFRQLAREHGQTIIAVTHDDDFAANCDRIIELSDGRLL